The following are encoded in a window of Deltaproteobacteria bacterium genomic DNA:
- a CDS encoding DUF4437 domain-containing protein yields MRRVAVVVLVVFGVASLSVMGASRAAEQAKPAGTWALYVPSQIPWKPGPSSLAPGAKMAILDGDPSKEGFFTMRLLLPDGYRVAPHWHPKVERLTIISGTLNLGTGDRFDATATKPLPAGTYSSMPPKMTHFASTAGETVLQLSSIGPWQVIYVDPADDPRTKQR; encoded by the coding sequence ATGAGGAGAGTAGCGGTGGTTGTTCTGGTGGTGTTCGGCGTTGCGAGTCTGTCCGTCATGGGGGCGAGTCGCGCTGCGGAGCAGGCGAAGCCTGCCGGCACCTGGGCGTTGTACGTGCCCAGCCAGATTCCCTGGAAGCCCGGCCCAAGCTCGCTAGCGCCCGGCGCGAAGATGGCAATCTTGGACGGGGACCCATCCAAGGAGGGCTTCTTTACGATGCGCCTTCTGCTGCCAGACGGCTACCGGGTCGCTCCGCACTGGCACCCGAAGGTAGAGCGGCTGACAATCATTTCGGGCACACTGAACCTCGGGACGGGGGATCGATTCGATGCGACGGCAACGAAACCCCTCCCCGCTGGCACCTATAGCTCCATGCCCCCAAAGATGACGCACTTCGCATCGACGGCGGGTGAGACCGTCCTACAGCTCAGCAGCATCGGCCCGTGGCAAGTCATCTACGTCGATCCCGCCGATGATCCCCGGACCAAGCAGCGATAA